The genomic segment TattgtaggaaatttacaaaatatcttcatggaacatgatattttcttaatatcctaataatggttttgtgctccagggtcacatataatctGTAACTCTAGATTATTCTATAGTAACGTTACATAAACCTGACAGACCAACTATCGTGATTACATTTGTTTATACTCTACTCTACAGACAAGTATCTATCTATCGCCTTACACGATCAGTTGATCCCAAATGACTCATTATGGACTCAAAAAAATCCCCTTAAATCGCTATAAATACGCTCCTGTCATGAAGTTACTCACTCAGAGTACATCTACTTTGTTGTAACGTATTTAGACGAGCGAAAGATAGCGCGTAAATACCGTCTGCTCATCGTCGATGTCTATTTGAATGGTCTGCTGCTGCAGAGTCTTCAGTGTGATCTGCATAATTGCTCTGCCTCTGTCTTGTCCTTTCTTCTTGATTCGGGGTCTCTGAGCACTTCTATATCCAGAGGAAATGTTTGATTTCGAGGCGAATGACCGGTGTTAATCGTTTGGAGATGTAGCTCTCTAGCTAACAGGCTAAAAACACGCCTGTGTCAGGGGCGCTGCGTCATTTTCTTCGGCGGTGGCGCGTGGCGGAGCGGACGAGTGAGCTCAGACACAGCGATACCCTCCGGATCTAAGCGGAACGACACTTTGAGTGCGCtttttacaattatataaatatgaccTTAGACATAACATGGACATGGATGAAGATTTCTTTAATTTAACTTCATAGTCGTGTTTTTATAGAAGTCTGTTTGATCttccttttgtgttttatttatgtatttatttagttagttatttcCCACTAAACCAGATTCGGCTCTGCACTAAACACCAATacagaataaatattttaaataaaacatgtaaatatatattttttaaaatatcgaAATAAAGAATGAAAGTATTATACagagttttttgttgtttgtttgtttttataaataataaataacttctgctaaataactaaatgtaaataaagaagATAGTATCAAGTTCAGTGTTTTACTTTTCAGTTATCTTTATTCAGTTAACTCTTTTGCATATGAggttttatatcttttttatataataataataatatcagtcAATAAACAGGGTTTTTAAAAACGTGGTTTAAAATGACTCATTTTGGTTTTGTGTATGTGAAATTTACCGAATAAAAGCATAAGATTCCCaatgaaaaattaattttattgaatatattaactatatttttaattcaaagtacttaaaaaaatttttgcacgatatacaaaaataatagttaaaataaaaaattacaggaCCGGAAGTGAAGACTTTAAATAACTTCTCGAATCATGTTAGACACACAAAAGAGAAATGGGTTTCCTTGTGGTCAAAAAATGTGTAGTTTCAGTGTTTGCGTCAGCGTTCAGTGCAAAAACTACAATAACCACAATCCACAGATCAACCCACTTCCGGTCCAAGAGTTTGTAAACAATGAAAGAGGATATGGAGTCGTCAAGAGGTCTTACCTAAAAATATTGCTCTGTACAGGCCATAATAAATGGATATTACATGTCATACCTGTCGAGCACACCCGTTAGTATTAAACCAACCTGGACGTATCGGTTCTCAAGGATTCCCGCTCTTTTAAACGTCCttcttgtgtgtgtgagaatcgGACCGCTGGCTAGCGACGCGGTTGTTTTTCTACACACTAGACAGACATCAGACACAACGGCCTGCAGGAACGACGGACCCTAAACACAACCGAGGACTGGCGAGTCTTTCAAAGGCCACCTAGACGTGTTTCTGTCGTGTTTGTCGTGTGGTGCAGGCTCAGCTCGATGGGGAACTGTCTGTCTTCTCAAGGCGCTGATGATCTGTCCCTGCTCAACGAGTCCGAGGGGGCGAGTCTGCCCGGAGAGCCTCCGCCGCCCTACCAGGTAAAAACAAACTACTAGACCACAAAAATGACTTTCTGTTGTGCACAACACAAGCTAGACTGTAGACACGCTGGGATCGTGTTCGTAACCGCAGTGGGTATTCAATTGTCTGATTCTCGAtctaaaaaaaacaggaaaagttTGCTGTAAGCAGGTTTTGAGAAATCCAATTCTTTCATCatagatatgcatctttggtatTGACTGTGATCTCTGACAGAGAAAATGTACCACGACTGTTTTGGACAGTGCTTTAGGTACTGCTACAATGACATTATAGGTTATAATGCCATATTaagctataataataaaaaaaaaggtaaataaatataGTTTCTGGGACAGatcatgtttttgaaagcatgTCATATATTTGAAAGAAATGCTTCCTTAAATTACAACAAGTCTGTAACGTTACTCTGTGCTTGCAAATACAAAATTGCAACATAACAGTTTCTTTTATggccttttaaataaataaaagacattatttaatttaattattattaaataaaagtgcATTATTTAAGAATTCAGAGAATGTgatataaagaataaaatatatcCGTAATacagaagaacacacacacacacacacacacacacatatatatatatatatatatatatatatatatatatatatatatatatatatatgtatgtgtgtgtgttgcattcaaAACTTTCTTGCTTTGTGTTCTCATGTTTGAAAGAAGTTTAGAAGTCATCATAAGAGCAGTCTTAAGTATATACGTTATTCTGGACGTCTGAATGCAAACTTTTACTAAAACGGTTAAGAGAATAatcatgtaattttatttttatgaacattttggattttgtaaataaagtaaaaatattataacattCTAAATTtgtattaatgaaataattaatctCCCTGCCCCCTGTCATTTCCATATAATATTAATCTAAAataagagggagagggagagagagggcaaataaataaataaaatgcatctttaaaaaattcaatcaattaaaaaaaaaaatcattaatccTTGTATTTTTCACATACAGCATGGATATATCTTCTAATGGCTGCAGTTACAGGATAGTGTCTACAGGAttgttatttcttttattttgttaaactaCACACTTTTATAAAATACAGGTTCCAAAAGAGGGTTTTCACTGAGATGCTatagaataaacttttttttttttttttgcaattcttaaaaatattttttttcttagtatGATTTTAATAATCCAAGAAACCTTTTTCCTCTATAAATAActattttgtctctttttttccctATTTTGAAAAGATTGCATGGTTGTCGATgcctataaagaacctttatttttaagagtgtgaagCTCTAATAAGCCCTTCTGTGTTCTCCAACCACATGTGGATTGTATTAATTATCTGTGAGCAAATGCTCTCGTGACCCCAGGAGCGGGCGCAGGTGCCAGTGTACCATCCCACACCCAGTCAGACGCGGCTGGCCACTCAGCTGACGGAGGAGGAGCAGGTCCGTATCGCTCAGCGCATTGGCCTCATCCAACACCTGCCCCGAGGGGTCTTCGACCCAGGCACAGAGCCATCCGACAAGAAGATCAAAGAGTGCGTGGTGTCCCGAAAACACGtgaaaactagtgctgtcaaataataaattgcatccagaataaaatttttgttaacaatatatgtgtgtgtgtgcgcgtggtgtatgtatatataaatacacacacatgcatgtatatatttaagaaaaatatgttgtttatataataaatagatttatatataatatatatatatatacataaatacatgtaaatactaATAAGGTCAAACAGTTAATCGCATTCAAAACTAGTTTTtgtgtactatgtatatttattatgtatatataaatacacaaacatacaatatatatttttaaaatatttatatatatatatatatatatatatatatatatatacgtacatgcatgtgtgtctatttgtatatgcataataaatatacacagtacacacgcatatattatgtaaacaaaaacttttattttggatgcgattaatcgtttgacagcactagtgaaAACCACTTTCAAATTTAGCCGGCtgtatgtaaaaatgtttgcCCTCTGCCCACAGGTGTGTGATCTGCATGATGGACTTTGAGTATGGCGACCCGATCCGGTTCCTGCCCTGCATGCACATCTATCACGTGGACTGCATTGATGCCTGGCTCATGCGCTCCTTCACTTGCCCTTCCTGTATGGAGCCCGTCGATGCTGCGCTGCTGTCTTCCTACGAGACTAACTGAGAGTGCCTGCTGAAAAACCGAGAGAC from the Carassius carassius chromosome 7, fCarCar2.1, whole genome shotgun sequence genome contains:
- the rnf11a gene encoding RING finger protein 11a, producing the protein MGNCLSSQGADDLSLLNESEGASLPGEPPPPYQERAQVPVYHPTPSQTRLATQLTEEEQVRIAQRIGLIQHLPRGVFDPGTEPSDKKIKECVICMMDFEYGDPIRFLPCMHIYHVDCIDAWLMRSFTCPSCMEPVDAALLSSYETN